The Amphiura filiformis chromosome 1, Afil_fr2py, whole genome shotgun sequence nucleotide sequence aCATCTGCAGTGGACACCTGCATGGGAGGGTTATTGGATGCTGTACTTGGCCAATTGAGCAATTTCAAGAGTATTTTGGTGCAGCAGTGACCATATATGCAAAGTATTTCTATGTTATTAATCTTTGGGACCAATTATCTTCCTGAGCCATTATGGCTTTGCTGCCCAAGACTATTGCATGTTTTTGATCAACTCCTTCACAATTTGTATGATTTGTGTTTAAACAATTTGTATTAAACTTGGCAATTGAGAAATACACAAAAGGCATTAACCATTGAAGTATGTCCAACAAttcaatacatacatgtatgtatttgttcatttatttctAGGGTGTGAAGATATTAGACATTGTCATATAGAGCCATACCTTTTACATCCATGAGCCATGAATAAAAGAATGCGCTGAGAACAAAAGTGGTACACCCCCAGCTGGTAATCAGTGCAATATCTGAGTCTGTCCATCCTAGTACTATCTTGGCTGTAAACAATGGAATACAGTAAATGAAATGGGAATTAAGACACAATAaagaatatgaaataaaaatacacacatgGATGTCTTCTTGTTACCATGTGGTAAAAAGGTCAAGGGATGAACCTGTGTTCCCAGGCCAGAGTGCCCATCTCTGTTTTGAAGAGATTGGGACAGAATCGCATACATGTTACAGCAGGAATATGTATGCTGAAAGGCCACAGAATTGCAAACTTGTTCAAAATAAAGGCCTAATTTCAGGGACCGACTATTACACTAATATTGCTGTTATCATTGCTTAAACAAAAAGTATATGAGTGTCCAAAACTTAGAAGTTAAGAAGCCAAAACAGACACTTCTTTATCCACACACAGGCGGGGTGTCTGAGTGGGATGTGCATCCTCCAACAGTACTGGGAAATAAATCAAACTAACTTGAAGGCCAACTGAAGCCATTTCATTGACCATTATTTTTGGCGATATAGTTGCGTTATCATtgcttagggggctggcattttcctcggaaggggggtcccaaatatgtcggtgaccgtaGTCAAATTTTTATTGCCCCCATCAtgggcaaattttttttatgccccccccctcTGGGGTCGAAAATTTctagggcccccccccccccctacacagactcaagacaaaatATTATTCACTGCTGGAACTAAGGCACGGAGCGCTGAacattctatgaccccccctgtatttttggggccccctttccaaagaaaatgccagccccttaacagtatttgaggcattttggaagtgctctatgcatGTTTTAAACAAACTACCTGAGTTAGGCAAAGAACACCTTTTGTTTGGAGCTATTCAGACATACGGTTTttaaatacacacattttaaatttctttgtattgtattgtttttatcaataatcaatataggtAACAagctaatataacttaaaagtgcTCATTAATGTTTTTGTGATTTGTGCAAAAATAACTGCAAATGTTACTAAAAACAATgcaatgtttataacatttttgtttaatagaatattggtttcacacttggtcaaagtgttcctaatgacttcagatcatttatgcataattaatgggCACTTATTTTATCTATTTATGCAGGGCAGGCAGGTCTGAGGGGGTTGTGCACTGTCATCACTTTCAGCATTAGGGGACAAATCaaaataaagacctaattgaCGCCATTtcatggaccattttgacactatagtTGTTATAAAGTGTATGGATGTCCAAAACAGAAGATAAGGCCGACTTGAagatttacttttttttaacatGAAAGGGGCACGGGCTGTGTACCCCTGCCTGGATTCGTCACTGGCTTGAAAATCAAGGGCTTCACTGATCCTTTTTGTTCCCAGAATTCTGCTGCTGTATTGAATTAATTATAGGCCGTGTTAAATTTAATAGTTCATCTCAAAGCCCAATTCCCAGGTTAAAAACCTACATGTAATCATGCTATTGTGGAATGTGGTTAAATCTTATCTGTGGgctttgagtttaaaaaaattgaggtgTGTGATAAAAAGCACTTGTGAGGAATGCTATTTTGTGAATGATCAGTGTGATTGTCGGAGTGTGAGTGTAAGCTTAAGGAGTGTGATAAATCACACTCCTTATGATCATTTTGTGTGGAGGAGTGTGATCACACTCACACTCTTTAAAACGCAAAGCCTGTTGTGGTGGAACGAGCTTTTTGATTAcataccaccttttcatctctcaacgGTTTCACTGTGGTGAAGATACCGGTCAAGATGCAGAATTTGATTGAGATTTACAATTTAGGCTATAAAGTTGATGTCTCGCGATGTCAGAATCTGTAAGATTTTTGTGTTGTGAATAATATGGAAAAAAAACAGTGGAAAAAAATGAATAACTTGCAAAAAGTGGGCGATAGATTTTAATGCGTGctggggctttgagacgaactattattatttataaaatggCCTAAATACACAAGTTCAAGTATACATACCTGTATCTGCAATTGGTCCAAATGTGTTCCATAAACAAAGTTGTGAAGCAGCTAACAATACGAATACAAACAACACATACCACCTACTTGTATATAGACGGTATTCTACTATCGGATTGGAATTAGACTTAGGACTATTCAGGGACACAAGTAAGTCTGGGCTAGCCGGCAAATCAGTTAATGTGTCATCTAAAAGATGTGTAGTTTCTCCACATGTTCCCGACTCCATTCTGCAAGCTAGCAGTAGTTAAGATTCTGCAAGATCAGTTGAAGATCCTGCTCGTCTAGTCAAAACGTGGCGttgtatttaagcttatttaGAACAAGAAGAAGATCAACTCAATACGCAATACTGCCATGCCTATGGCTAAGGCCAATTACaaaattgatccttagtttcctgtttccctcgcgcgtccaaaatcaagaatggaaaaatatttaattattttatttttatttaggtattttcatcttttaattgactttgtaattacttttatttgctaatatctgtttttgatcatctcaactttgattatgaatataaaacaagaacatcgtagggtcccctactaatattaatgtaaaaaatcaattataaaagtaaaataattaaacccgtagtcttagtcaaaatgaccaaatggactgttgataatagtcacgaccacattttcaaaataaagaaagtaatagataattaataattaatagataattaataattaataattaaaagtcgcctcgtcctttattttcaaacttgaaacaggaaactaagaattaattgtgaagggcctaataatTACTATATCTGCCATTCATAAATTTAGTGGTcactatgaacatgatgaagaacatgaagaatgcTTCCAGGAATGTTTTCAAGTTCAACTCTGTGATGAATCACAGATCTGCAAAAGATGAGTACCTGCATCGGCACACACGAACATCAAAATGATCAAATCATAAATGAAAACAGAGTTTGACCTATAATTGTGAATTGCATATAATCATTATCATCACTGATCAGCACCAAAAGATTACCGTACTGCAAGTTCAGTGCATTTAGCGACCCAGAATTCCCGGACAATACATTGATAACGGTGTTTGCACTTCGCATACACTCATCATGCACTCATGTAGCAAATTGTCATGAGTCAGGTGGATATCATGTTTGACATGCACACAGTCGCACAGTTCACAGTAAATCCTGCCCCGGTACAAATAATTGCCCCCATCCATAAAATCACGTAGCGTAAACTGCAGATGCACTGTTGAGTGTAGGCTTGATTCGACCGTCATTTTTGTTACGTAGATAATGTATGATGAACAAGTCGCCATTACAGATTTTcacaacacagtttcttccgGAGCTCCGAGTCTAACCAGCCCATGCGATTCGTTTCGTCATCTTCATTGTATACCCGGGGGggccacttacattacgtgatggacaccatgctcatgtatggactcttgaaacgcaccctaaacgagtattactcagcgcgtgcaaaacataccctaaaccagtattttgccattttttaacactaagaaagtaaaaattcatgttcaggttcttgttaaatattagtagtttgatgtttcttaatgttttaccctaagatatgttctgatagaagccaaacatagcctatttcacccttttttattttgccattaaactttggtaccctaagcaagtattttgcttgaaaagtataccctttttcctgatttttggcgtttttgacaccctaaacaggtacagcgctgtacttgcccagtgctgaaaaacaaccctttttacttgtttttatacatgagcatggtgtccaccttgaaatacaagtggcccccccgggattgTATAAAATTGACGTTTTATTTCATTGGTCGCAATCTGAATGTCACTGGAAACGTGTCACTCACGGTGAGAACATTTCGTAAATTGAATTTGGAGCTGATAGTAATATCATATAGTGTATGTATCATTGTATATCGAGGTTTCATGAAAGCTTATCATCATCAGTGATCATCATCATGTTTTATGTCATTGACGTCATTGTACAATGTTGTAAGTTATAACAGACTAACCCCCTtctagtaaaaatttcatttgaataaacacagctttcaaccagtgttgccaaaactttttcagcgtcaaggcacggcacattgactcgccaggctgcggtaaaggattctcaaatGACAAATAGCCCAAATTTTTAGCTTccaaaaaaagcgcccaataccggatattagGGCGGATTTACctgaatttagaacgcaaaaagcacttgactttaaaacttccggtacttactggaaGTTACTGACCCCAGGTACTGACCGATCAATTAAtcatggtcacaaaacccattgtaatatataggtatgctaggtgaattcaaatttgccatcaaactgcatcattttatatatatcaaattaaagcccttgagtataaaacaaagccaaaactgaaaacccttttttcatagcactttccgtagcaaagttacatcttgtcaaagattgactttcatcaaacaatgtcaaaaagattcagctagcaaaattccccaaaacggccttcggggtgtttctagatcttttgtcaaaatccctctaaaattccatgagcgagtgtcttatcaccataaaaaatcatatatttgggtcaagtgaagtatagaaaacatatttatgtacatgtaggtttccttcttcggccagttgttttaaatttctatgtaaaaatgcattgacattttcggcgaatttggctgactagcaaatgtgtttgcctggcatacctataataTAGAGGGCACGGTGGGCGCAGCGATACGGGCTCTACCTGCataatcggagggttgcgagttcgagccccggcggtaccatcgtgttgtgcacttgggcaaggcactttacctcacttgcctctctctacccaggggtgaaatggggagctgttagggatattgtccattaagcaccgcccaaaggtatgagtatgccttgggcattgcatggcagctgacatattctaacgatggcggaataaatgtaaagcgctttgatacacgtgaaaggcgctatataaatgtaaacattttttttttaaattgcaatttggagcttcagaaACTCGAAACCTTAAAtaaaatcggctaaattgaaaggaaaatacatcaaattactgccacggcctgagactggcaaaagtagcccaattttaggcatgcttttttgagtagcggcaagtgatcgccaagtagctcAATTGTGCGCATCGCTGCTTTCaacagcgggggggggggggcacatgatCCGACCGCAATcgtattgcgtatttcaaactacgtTTTTAGTTTCTTATCTAGAGTACAACTCTGACTCAGATGGCACAAAAGATACAAGGTAGAATGATATTTTTCTCTGTTGCAATTTAATAACAGATCCACATGCAGTAGATAAGCTTCAACATGATAACCATTAGGCGATACAAAGAGATGATCAAAGCTGAGAACCTATCTATGCCCCCAAGAGATACAGTTTATGATTCACCACTACATCGTGCTGCATTTGGAGGAGATCATACCACTCTACAGAGACTTCTTTCAAATCCTGACAATCTGTCCCAGATTGCATTACGCAATCATCTTGGTTGTACTCCTTTGCGTTTAGCTGCTACTGCCGGTAATGATCAATGCCTTTTGTTACTCATATCACATGGAGCTCAGGTTAGTAAAACAAAAACTTTGAGGAACTACATGTATCAGTAATTGCCTAAATTAATAAGGCTTCAAAGGTTTGCCCTGGGCGgggagggggtactcagtacaaatgaccatacgggggcgtgcataaacatgggtagcattttcggccttctggtatatcaatgaccccttttcaaagcctattttggtatatgaatgggtccttttttcaacattttctcaatcttttcggaaaacagcccaatttttccttaatctagccaaaattttcctaaaattttgggaaaatttgtaactataaaaaaaaaaggcaattttggttaaattcggccgaaaattttgacttttggtatatcaatggatccaaatttcttgaaaaattggtatatttatgggtccacttccaaaatctcagcgcacgtccctaccaaaaccaaacttgagtaccccgggtttGCCATGCAAGTGATAAGACAGAAAGCAACTTAGCATTAAGGGTATCTATCTACATAGCACAAGGCTGAAAATATTGAACCAAGAGCTACTTTGTTTTATCAAAGTGGCCTCTAGTTAAAGATTGGGAGTGAACCAGGTGCCACTTTGTTGTTTCCATAATAACCTATAATTCTCAACTAGGGACCAGTTTAATTTGTAGCAGCATATTTTtcaacactgctgttttcttcctttttgtttatttttttatatgatcaaaataaTGCCATTTCATGGGTATTATATCCTtgtattctttatatttttacacttttgtgaGGATCATCAATAGAGCCTTTAAAGGGATTTATATTTGGGTATTAATTTTGCCAGCAAAATGTATTTcaatttttatattgtaaaatgaaaaataatcctTACAAAAGCTTTTCACAAGATGTAGGGACAAGGCACAGTGTCGTCAacctatatgataaatatttgttccctgaaatgaatcacgcgttaatactccgttggtgagcgatgggcgattggtatttcacggaacgcaagaaaaggagtcctatctgattggctacaaACCGATCGCTAGATTACTCAGTGATGAGGTACAAACTCAgagatgtagagatgtattcaattacacttaaatcaatattctattattgacggaGATATAGAAAGTTGTTTAGTTGTTCACTGTGCAGTATTGtattacattacatgtatagacttgtgatttaatattctatagccagtGTAACAGCACAGTggtctgagctgaatgggctatgctTGTTGTTTCCATAATAACCTATAATTCTCAAACATTTGAATATATATATGACATTATTAATTATCAATGTAAAAACGTTTATacggtgaaaatgcagtaaaatatatgtgtttaaagaaaacagcaatcgcagctgagtgtattgaatttccagttagtgtattgaaaacaaaacctgtattttacccaacattgtcagcaacaaattgaattttcttgcaATGGCAACGCCATATGAGGTACTGAGCATGCCCAGATCATATAAAtgtgtatgaatggaaacgttGCGGTATCTCATATAGTGTAATAAAGTGATATGCTTAGCCCGAGTTGCTTGGCATATCTCGAACAAAattgccatgcgtagcttttgaagaaaGAGTGACTTCAAAAACTCATCCCCAGATCCCCACTAAATTTTAATCTTCTGCCGCCACTGtgtgcggcaaacaaagaacaccaactcagttagccaggatgtcttgaaactaccaacttatgACTTTACCGTGCTCGCTGCGCTGGTATCAGGTCACAATGTGACAAGTTTGTACTTTGGActtctattttgtatttttatgcctccaccgcgaggcatactgtttttgcaatgacCAAATTCCGTAGCTCTGTGCTTGGAAGTAAACAGGACTCAGGCAGATGGATATATGAAGTTGCTTATGGAAGGTGATGTGGTGTTTATTCAGGCTTTTTTCTGTCTGTCTCATAAATGCACTGAAATATACACAGGATGCATACGATATTGGCATCTGACTAGATCATGATTATGGCTGAGCCACAAATTTGGGATACATAAAAAGTTTATGAAATATTACTAATGTACATTAAAGATCTACATGTACTTGGTTACCCTCaggccggggggcacttcaatttgaaatggatataggtgtaccgtgtagggctggcactttcgcgctaaggggcattcggtgagagcaaaatgtaaaaaatatggggtcattgggtgagagcatgatttttggcattcgatgagagcaaaatgtaaaaaatatggggtcattgggtgagaacatgacctttttttgaatgaaacagcgccacagaaacctcgaaaatcaaatttctagttctaaatggcttcaaatttctttgttttttcaaaataagtaacaaaatcagtgataaatgaaagttgctgttcaaattgaacttgtaagggtctttgggtgacagataaaatggaaaaatatggggtctttgggtgacagagcatgtgttacgcaaaaaaatatgggtctttgggtgacagcgatgctgaaaaaggggtcttaacagccctacatacgcgtcacctccaaagttggagtgcccccggccCTCAGGCTTGAAGAGTTATAAAATGGAACGCTCAACCCAACAATAAAAAGTTATGGTTCACATAAGATGTACAGTATAAACTGAATTGGTTAAAATTTGTTTATGAAAAAAACTCTATCTCTCATTATCTTTACAGGTTAATGTAGTTGACATTAAAGGGCAGACTCCGTTATTTGTTGCTGTAAAAAACAACCATATTGGCTGTGTTCACATCCTGTTAGACAAAGGCGCTGATCCTAATGGGAGCAAAGATTGCTTATGTACCCCTCTTTACGTAGCAGCTATGCAAGGACATGCTGAATGCATACAACTTTTAGTAGATGCGGGTGTAGATGTCAATCGTTCTCACACTCAAGGTGCTGCAGGTCTCAACGGGACAGCTCTATATATAAGCTTCACATATCGCCATCTGGAGTGTTTCCTAATCCTCCTGAAAGCTGGTGCAGATCCGGATTTAGGATGTAAAAGTGGACAAATCAGAGCAGAATATTCCTTGTTGAATGCTGCAGTAAAATGGGGTGATATTAATTTTGTGAAGCCGTTGGTAGACTTTGGGGCTAGGGTGAGCTTGAATAACGAAGTGAAAACTAAAGTCAGTTCACCAACAGAACAGGAGAGAACTTTAAGAGCAAGTTTGGATTTGGTGGATTATATACAATATATTCAGAGTAAGTTAACTCATATAAATTGACTATGCTTTATGCTCTGTCTGTGAAATTCTGTTTAATGTGCAAATCTTAGTTTGGAAGAAACAGCTTCTGGATACCGGTAATTGAAAATTCACCAATCATTGGTATGAGCAATAGCAATTCAGACAGACTGGAATGTTTTCTTTTCAAAAGGCACTGTTGGGGGTGGGGGTACCTCATGCGGAGGTCAGCTCCACATGCCAGACAGAAATGGACCAGAACTGCTCTTCGCATCTACTTTTTAGCCGTGTATAACAACCTTTATTTTGTGCACACTTCAGGTGCAATTTGCCTGATAACAGCAAACTTTGGGTTGATTTGGggaaaaaaagtgtaaaattttATCACACTTCACATCCAATTGTCCCAGTGAAACCCTGGCTAAAATAACATCCCTCGGGAAAGGACCCTACCTCGGGTCTGTGGATAATGTTAGGTAATTTATATTATACTATTGTTAATCAAGCCAAAACACAGACCTTCCGAATCTGTAGACTGTTTCCCTTCTACTTCCCATAACTTTATGGGAAATCCTCTTTCATTGATCCTGGGTCAGGCGAGTTTTCTATTATCACGTCTGTGCTTTCACCGCCTTGCCTTTGTGGAAGAAGCTCCCTAGCCTGACCAATCAGGTTACATTActttatgagaaaggtttttaacacaagtctccacatacataaatgacagccaggtTCAAATCCTAGATGGTCAGTGAAAAATtttttcactgaccatccaggatttgaacctgggaccttcggatcaccggacggatgctctaccaactgagctaatgagtcagatggagaagagcagtgatgttattatctgtaggccttcagttcaataccttACTTTAGTTTTCTAGTAGGCCTTTGTAATTGCTCCATTACTCAAAGACGGAATTGAACCTGTGGGACATCCACTCAGACACTGGGTGCTTTCAAATAATCTTAGAATACTTATCATCATGTAGGATACATATAGGGACATAATGCTTCAGAGAAATGTTTCAAGGGTTCAATCCATAATATGAGTGCATCTATAAACTATCATAAAAAGAAAGTCCAGAAATATTTTGGCACTGGAGATACAGCATGACTAATCAACAATTGtgtgttgtttgttttttgtttattattactcTTAATTGTTTTCTTCCTTCCATAATACAGGTGTGCCTATGTCTTTGCAGTCACAGTGTCGTATAGCAATCCGTGAGTGCCTTGGAATGACAAGACTGAAGAACATCAACTCATTACCAGTACCCAAATACCTTGGTGCATACTTGGCTCATGAAATCTGAATCCTTGATGTAAGACAACACACACAACCAGGGATTGTGCCTTATGATAGCAGCTGTTGtaaagacccagcaaacacaagaatgtgtttaaaatgttatgcattttggttttggtcaaaatgttttattaacatttaaatgtcaggttatataaaggttgtgaaaacatttttgaagcatgttATATGAAAaaccactacaacaacatttgaaaaatgttgtcaaaaagtC carries:
- the LOC140146328 gene encoding ankyrin repeat and SOCS box protein 1-like, with amino-acid sequence MITIRRYKEMIKAENLSMPPRDTVYDSPLHRAAFGGDHTTLQRLLSNPDNLSQIALRNHLGCTPLRLAATAGNDQCLLLLISHGAQVNVVDIKGQTPLFVAVKNNHIGCVHILLDKGADPNGSKDCLCTPLYVAAMQGHAECIQLLVDAGVDVNRSHTQGAAGLNGTALYISFTYRHLECFLILLKAGADPDLGCKSGQIRAEYSLLNAAVKWGDINFVKPLVDFGARVSLNNEVKTKVSSPTEQERTLRASLDLVDYIQYIQSVPMSLQSQCRIAIRECLGMTRLKNINSLPVPKYLGAYLAHEI